In Tachysurus fulvidraco isolate hzauxx_2018 chromosome 11, HZAU_PFXX_2.0, whole genome shotgun sequence, one DNA window encodes the following:
- the LOC113647996 gene encoding zona pellucida sperm-binding protein 4-like, whose amino-acid sequence MVTTGVSLAFVGLFLAFSAVSSVPAAPPNVKKLSQDPQLPGMPTVLPQTTGQVQKCQVQDYERIPCGEPGIVATRCNAINCCFDGQHCYYGKTVTVQCTIDGQFVLVAARDTTRPRISLESISLLGGNSGPCSPVDSNAAFAIYQFAVTACGTTMMVKGGYVVYENRMVSSYEVGIGPRGSITRDTTYELYFQCKYSGVGLAALSIEPSANVDPLPIVASGPLQVELRLGKGLCLTKGCVEEQIAYNSYYSASDYPVTKVLREPVYVEVRIVGRTDPNIVLSLGNCWATSSPNPYSLPQWDLLVSGCPYKDDRYLTKLIPVSGTSGLAYPTHYRRFVLKMFTFVDKTSMAPLQETLYIHCSTAVCLPSVVDSCEPMCTRTRRDVSAVQGNTAPTGIASSGEVIFTQA is encoded by the exons atggtgactACAGGGGTAAGTTTGGCATTTGTGGGGCTTTTTCTTGCCTTCAGTGCTGTGAGCAGTGTTCCTGCAGCCCCACCAAATGTGAAAAAGCTCTCTCAGGATCCTCAGCTTCCTGGGATGCCCACTGTGCTGCCACAGACAACAGGCCAGGTTCAGAAATGCCAAGTGCAAGACTATGAAAGAATTCCTTGTGGAGAACCTGGCATCGTGGCTACTCGGTGTAACGCCATAAACTGCTGTTTTGATGGTCAACACTGCTATTATGGGAAAACTG TGACTGTCCAGTGTACAATTGATGGCCAGTTTGTGTTGGTGGCAGCCAGAGATACAACCCGTCCCAGGATAAGCCTGGAGTCCATCAGCCTGTTGGGAGGAAACAGTGGACCCTGTAGTCCTGTTGACTCAAATGCAGCCTTTGCTATTTACCAGTTTGCTGTGACTGCTTGTGGGACAACCATGATG GTAAAAGGTGGTTATGTGGTCTATGAAAACAGGATGGTTTCTTCCTATGAAGTTGGAATTGGACCCCGAGGCTCAATCACAAGAGACACTACTTatga GCTTTACTTCCAGTGTAAATATTCAGGTGTTGGCTTGGCTGCTTTGTCTATTGAGCCTTCAGCTAATGTTGATCCTCTGCCCATCGTTGCTTCTGGACCACTCCAAGTAGAACTAAGACTAGGAAAAGGGCTCTGTCTCACAAAGGGTTGTGTAGAAG AACAAATAGCCTATAACTCTTACTATAGTGCTAGTGACTACCCTGTGACCAAGGTTCTGAGGGAACCGGTGTACGTCGAAGTGCGCATTGTTGGAAGAACCGATCCAAACATTGTCCTGAGCTTGGGCAACTGCTGGGCTACTTCTTCCCCTAACCCCTACAGTCTTCCCCAGTGGGACCTTCTGGTGTCTGG GTGTCCCTACAAGGATGACCGCTATTTGACCAAGCTGATCCCAGTTAGTGGAACCTCTGGACTTGCATACCCTACCCATTACAGACGctttgtcctgaagatgttCACGTTTGTGGACAAGACTTCTATGGCTCCCTTGCAAGAGACG CTCTACATCCACTGCAGTACAGCTGTGTGTCTTCCGAGTGTGGTGGACTCCTGTGAACCAATGTGCACCAGAACAA gaaGAGATGTTTCTGCTGTACAAGGAAACACAGCTCCCACAGGCATAGCATCTAGTGGTGAAGTGATCTTTACCCAGGCGTAA